The following proteins are co-located in the Synechococcus sp. PROS-U-1 genome:
- a CDS encoding DUF3119 family protein, translating into MSSPPAAVTLKPDVRLPLLVVGLGLALLPLPLTPWPTLVVVLFGLFLLIQSASLRLEFKEEALIVWQNGRELRRFPYNQWLSWRLFAPWLPGLFYFRETQSIHFLPILFSPKELREQLELRVGDLEVPKKDTTSPQQ; encoded by the coding sequence ATGAGTTCACCCCCCGCCGCCGTCACCCTGAAGCCGGATGTGCGGCTGCCGCTTCTGGTGGTGGGCCTCGGCCTGGCACTGCTGCCGCTACCGCTGACCCCCTGGCCCACCTTGGTGGTGGTGCTGTTCGGCCTATTTCTGCTGATCCAGAGCGCCAGCCTGCGCCTGGAATTCAAGGAAGAGGCTCTGATCGTCTGGCAGAACGGCCGTGAGCTGCGGCGCTTTCCCTACAACCAATGGCTCAGCTGGCGACTGTTCGCCCCCTGGCTGCCGGGGCTGTTCTACTTCCGCGAAACCCAGAGCATTCACTTCCTGCCGATCCTGTTCAGCCCCAAAGAGCTGCGGGAACAACTGGAGCTGCGGGTTGGAGACCTGGAAGTGCCCAAAAAAGACACAACATCACCCCAGCAATAG
- a CDS encoding ABC transporter permease, with product MNTPRSIKRLGSSLMIGGQAVTATLRGRINRGELVDQLLEAGPGSVLIVLIISVAAGSVFNIQVAAELTRQGAGSTVGGILAIGLAREIAPLLTSCLLAGKVATAYAAQLGTMKVTEQIDAITMLRTDPVEYLVVPRMIAMLVMAPVQCFFFFLMAVWSGQLTSTALYNIPPAVFWTSVRTWMDPLDLPFMLVKALVFGLIIATVACGWGLTTRGGPKEVGTSTTGAVVMILILVALMDVVLTQVLFGA from the coding sequence ATGAACACGCCCCGCTCGATCAAACGCCTGGGCTCCAGCCTGATGATCGGAGGCCAGGCCGTGACAGCCACGCTGCGCGGCCGCATCAATCGCGGGGAGCTGGTCGATCAACTGCTGGAAGCTGGACCCGGCAGCGTTCTGATCGTGCTGATCATCTCCGTGGCTGCCGGCTCGGTATTCAACATTCAGGTGGCCGCGGAACTCACCCGACAGGGAGCGGGCTCAACGGTGGGCGGCATCCTGGCGATCGGTCTAGCCCGGGAGATCGCCCCCTTGCTCACCTCCTGCCTGCTGGCCGGCAAGGTGGCCACCGCCTATGCGGCCCAGCTGGGCACGATGAAGGTGACGGAACAGATCGACGCCATCACGATGCTGCGCACTGATCCAGTGGAGTATCTGGTGGTGCCCCGGATGATCGCCATGCTGGTCATGGCACCGGTGCAGTGCTTCTTCTTCTTCCTCATGGCGGTGTGGTCGGGGCAACTGACCAGCACAGCCCTCTACAACATCCCGCCGGCGGTGTTTTGGACTTCGGTGCGCACCTGGATGGACCCACTGGACCTGCCGTTCATGCTGGTGAAGGCCTTGGTTTTCGGGCTGATCATCGCGACAGTGGCCTGCGGCTGGGGATTGACCACCCGCGGTGGCCCGAAGGAAGTGGGCACCAGCACCACCGGGGCAGTAGTGATGATCCTGATCCTGGTGGCTCTAATGGATGTCGTTCTCACCCAGGTGCTGTTCGGAGCATGA
- a CDS encoding MFS transporter, giving the protein MLAYGLGDAGTGLAATQLGFYLFPFFICAAGLPAFIAGSLLTVSKVWDALNDPLIGWLSDHTRSRWGPRLPWMLSAALPLGISLTAMWWVPPGDTWQRTTYYAVMAVLLMTAYTSVNLPYAALSTELTPDTAIRTRLNAARFTGSILAGLSGLIVASVVLTDGGGGYLAMGRITGSIAATTTLLCCWGLAPYAKRAQRPVPNNEAPMQQLKRVLANPRFRQVLGLYLLLWFGLQLMQVVALIWLVQVVHVPASLSTWILLPFQIAALLGLQLWSNLSNRIGRVATLRWGAGLWIAACLLSMVFPPLPMDPGLPHLLPLAGLIALVGVGAATAYLIPWSLLPDAIDADPSKPAGLYTAWMVFGQKLIIGLTMSVFGSLLSLTGYISAKGGNCSGALSFIEQPDSALLAIRLCMGLFPAILVFFGLVVMRGWPDRGAHLQKAAG; this is encoded by the coding sequence ATGCTTGCCTACGGCCTGGGCGACGCCGGCACTGGACTTGCGGCAACCCAGCTGGGCTTCTATCTCTTCCCCTTTTTCATCTGCGCTGCAGGCCTGCCAGCCTTCATCGCCGGCTCCCTGCTCACGGTGAGCAAGGTCTGGGACGCCCTGAATGACCCGTTGATCGGCTGGCTCAGCGATCACACCCGCAGCCGCTGGGGCCCGCGTCTGCCCTGGATGCTGTCTGCAGCCTTACCCCTTGGCATCAGCTTGACGGCGATGTGGTGGGTGCCCCCGGGCGACACCTGGCAGCGCACGACCTACTACGCCGTGATGGCGGTCCTGCTGATGACCGCCTACACCAGCGTCAACCTCCCCTACGCCGCCCTCAGCACCGAACTGACGCCCGACACCGCCATTCGCACCCGCCTCAATGCGGCGCGGTTCACCGGATCGATCCTGGCCGGCCTGAGTGGGCTGATCGTGGCGTCGGTGGTGCTCACCGATGGAGGCGGGGGCTACCTGGCCATGGGCCGAATCACCGGCAGCATCGCCGCCACCACCACGCTGCTCTGCTGCTGGGGCCTGGCCCCCTACGCCAAGCGAGCCCAGCGCCCCGTGCCCAACAACGAAGCGCCGATGCAGCAGCTGAAACGGGTGCTGGCCAACCCCCGCTTTCGCCAAGTGCTGGGGCTGTACCTGCTGCTCTGGTTTGGCCTGCAACTGATGCAGGTGGTGGCCTTGATCTGGCTGGTGCAAGTGGTGCATGTGCCCGCCAGCCTCTCCACCTGGATCCTGCTGCCCTTCCAAATCGCTGCCCTGCTGGGCCTTCAGCTTTGGAGCAACCTCAGCAACCGCATCGGCAGGGTGGCCACCCTGCGCTGGGGAGCGGGGCTGTGGATCGCGGCCTGCCTGCTGTCGATGGTGTTCCCGCCCCTACCGATGGATCCCGGCCTGCCGCACCTGCTGCCCCTGGCAGGCCTGATTGCCCTGGTGGGGGTGGGGGCCGCCACCGCCTATCTGATCCCCTGGTCGCTGCTGCCCGATGCGATCGACGCTGACCCGAGCAAACCGGCCGGGCTTTACACGGCCTGGATGGTGTTCGGCCAGAAGCTGATCATCGGCCTCACCATGTCGGTGTTCGGCAGCCTGCTCTCACTCACGGGCTACATCTCCGCAAAGGGGGGCAACTGCAGTGGGGCGCTGAGTTTCATCGAACAGCCGGATTCAGCCCTGCTGGCGATCCGCCTCTGCATGGGCCTGTTTCCCGCCATCCTTGTGTTCTTCGGACTTGTAGTGATGCGAGGCTGGCCAGACCGTGGAGCCCATCTGCAGAAGGCCGCAGGATGA
- a CDS encoding DUF3086 domain-containing protein — translation MESTAADAMPDDTDLTPQEPETEQAPAESTGDPTSEISDEPTAAEVNPVVELALKDLQGRRDALQAEITALTSRKEQLESELKANFAGQSDAIARRVKGFQEYLGGALQDLVQSVENLELVVQPMVVQPSPLDQAAGNAAAAASADDGTPPPAVADTFRPDETLIRQTLERFLKQPDVYADPWTLRRSIDDRDTALLEDWFFNQGGRGAQPSRGTRPRNILVSAALIAVIGELYGDQFQCLVLAGGPERLGEWRRGLQDALGLGREDFGPSSGIVLFERPEALVERADRLEERGEVPLILIDAAERSVDIPVLQFPLWLAFAAGPAERLDDDDLL, via the coding sequence ATGGAGAGCACGGCAGCTGACGCAATGCCCGACGACACCGACCTAACCCCCCAGGAGCCTGAAACGGAGCAGGCCCCTGCTGAATCCACCGGCGACCCCACCAGCGAAATCAGCGACGAGCCAACCGCCGCAGAGGTCAACCCTGTGGTGGAGCTGGCCCTCAAGGATCTGCAGGGCCGCCGCGATGCCCTGCAGGCCGAGATCACCGCACTCACCTCCCGCAAGGAGCAACTCGAGAGCGAGCTCAAGGCCAACTTCGCCGGCCAGTCGGACGCCATCGCCCGCCGGGTGAAGGGCTTTCAGGAGTACCTGGGCGGCGCCCTGCAAGACCTGGTGCAGAGCGTGGAAAACCTGGAGCTGGTGGTGCAGCCGATGGTGGTGCAGCCCTCCCCTTTGGATCAGGCCGCAGGCAACGCGGCTGCAGCGGCCAGCGCCGATGACGGCACACCGCCTCCCGCGGTGGCGGACACCTTCCGCCCCGACGAAACCCTGATCCGCCAAACCCTGGAGCGGTTCCTCAAGCAACCCGACGTCTACGCCGACCCCTGGACCCTGCGGCGCAGCATCGACGACCGTGACACGGCACTGCTGGAGGACTGGTTCTTCAATCAAGGCGGTCGTGGTGCCCAGCCCAGCCGTGGCACCCGACCGCGCAACATCCTGGTAAGTGCAGCACTGATCGCCGTGATCGGCGAGCTGTACGGCGATCAGTTCCAGTGTCTGGTGCTGGCTGGGGGACCGGAACGGCTCGGGGAATGGCGGCGGGGCCTGCAAGATGCCCTCGGCCTGGGCCGGGAAGACTTCGGCCCCAGCAGTGGCATCGTGCTGTTCGAACGCCCCGAAGCCCTAGTGGAACGGGCCGACCGACTGGAGGAGCGAGGGGAAGTGCCGCTGATCCTTATCGATGCTGCCGAGCGCAGCGTCGACATCCCCGTGCTTCAGTTCCCCCTCTGGCTGGCCTTCGCGGCCGGACCGGCTGAACGCCTCGACGACGACGACCTGCTGTGA
- a CDS encoding DUF4347 domain-containing protein: MPIDSRRPRCCDNALILGDASCLEIRQLLAASRLPALPLNPALSPLESISEALREQRASGKEVCNLHLVVHGAPGVLWMGDQSIDRSALLANAQALASWGLKEIALWSCSVGVDGGFIALLEELTGAVVHASQGWLGRRGHEVRFLLHQQSKRGLRLQSPCTLCDVFHSCPLEFELGRRKKKKQSALPFKSGDTFFGVDDDNDVWQVNPTFNDLEGVGQPFMKALRLYDPLVGDTKLTNQKASNGIAFDKERDDLFFFYYTAKNTASKNKIEAANDASAPGKVPLSMGAKRKFNIVWWNIHAAQEGWNWVEWADGIQGGFGDKVNQDSPANAVFHGESIWYFGDGNRNLYRLKLEYDDQGRPFAKELVNYELDNLYKNGSYGDLAIREEEYGDESELILYGSQQSGRFFKLNLSVLLDQVVPPADNSGEVRLRVDLKKLDKQNNQNGKYSFVYQQLSANLELEPVDPPGIQETKALQLTFSNDSSLLWGQTYEPNNKSYSGVYYNISPGDNSVQASPPLYQAPGWDADIGSGFRDLGGSTDEPADPLPPDFDVAGTEHCEENWSGTMAKFQYNITLEDIAIWDRVFLDNDEGFGSYGPFFAGFDVTSLLSEESDDYFVESIHVGSPDGQEFDERTDDGEIRFFVDPALIEVQSSESNAVDDGTFSIFANIRAAEGSTFVGDEQVDLQLVLAETGEEKSASSELSSPKDCFPGSIVAIKGSAECLEVGFNDEKEAAQFSFDVSRSVTEDSQLYRYQLSAGGVTEGYEFKRADIVAFNRNGEKVEKGVVVVDPDVQASGLIEVEGHVASFDVDLQMVSSDFTGIELMTLSLANVYEYNDKVEIIPVTEVTGEADLNGDDCEIPVPKIGNVARVEGDAACEIEGTPSKKDVLFSFDVSFDPSGDLIQVYQYDFAALGALNQSGYKVQRVELTNGVTVESSENGGQSGTLNVPGGVKDFELDIVVKSADVLTGKEGLELTVSNQDSRASGDAVLNEEACATTLGKVDAVEGDAACEIEGTPSKKDAVFSFNVSFDPSGDLSQVYQYDFAALGVLNQSGYKVQNIELTNGVTVESSKNGGQSGTLNVPGGVKDFELDIVVKSVDVLTGEEGLELMVSNQDSRATGDAVLNEEACATTLGKVAAVEGDAACEIEGTPSKKDAVFSFNVSFYPSGDLSQAYQYDFAALGALNQAGYKVQNIELTNGVTVESTINGGQSGTLNVPGGVKDFELDIVVKSADVLTGEEGLELTVSNQDSRATGDAVLAENDCGTVLGDVESVTGTAACEGEGLLERNQATFTFDVDLFPASVHQLYDYSFKASGFGSAQGYSIIDVDLSPSSEVDVLNNNSDLARGTIAVGAGVDDFSITVTVQSDDRLTGEEALKLKVGNDTSKATGVASLETNDCDSPSSVLAVDGLGYCELVDKDAETNLEFTFAVTFDPGSPTLYGYELGVENISLLADYSIQPLAITDMNGDAVDVEVIRGSTGAGTVLVGEGVEKALATFNVLTDGALTGEESLILTVGEPDPGGGVAPGTGVSGSVSAADESGRCEPGVVDVEAVTSCSFDAGDDGVKADFSYEVTLDPDPSGRHSYRYAFNAAGFEADDYDIQIVYSSTDGDVVSPDLDRNRSQGVIRVGEGVSELNIDVSFTADAVIDETEALTLTIDDKSGPSSAEATALLSTEDCIPQFPDSSLLLLMDNSTSMLGSDPSTQAASETSRLEAQNRIAFYAFEQAADRAGYGFRRKGDATFQSFGDVSTDAILNNSTRSLAKTLGQYELVDNPNDGRQAGDLIVNQISFGYVVDEDETLISSEGIGHAPVQGSAIAERILLTTTPNKIYGDSIDGNTTWTERDLPNPDDKDLFKGKGTEASNLYSGTEMLGALDGLETLLKRRLRSGDVDEESTTFVVMTTDGRPERRPWWDNRDGKDDGLAIPLPQSLGGDAITASGLLYDNKGDWRYVRDNDGVRQWPKTRKRLNNTLDQLAEQLIDPSLQLQVEAIGLGDDVGVDYERIYSDLFTTKTFDNSDSTWTYEFYPSYGLPEFLG; this comes from the coding sequence TTGCCGATCGATAGCCGCAGGCCTCGCTGTTGTGACAACGCCCTGATCTTGGGTGATGCAAGTTGTCTGGAGATCAGGCAACTCCTTGCTGCTTCAAGGCTGCCAGCATTGCCGCTGAACCCAGCGCTTAGCCCGCTTGAGTCGATCAGCGAAGCCTTGCGAGAGCAGCGCGCTAGTGGCAAAGAGGTTTGCAATCTGCATCTGGTGGTCCATGGAGCCCCGGGCGTGTTGTGGATGGGTGATCAGTCGATTGATCGATCCGCATTGCTGGCGAACGCGCAAGCCTTGGCCAGCTGGGGTTTGAAGGAGATCGCCCTATGGAGTTGCTCTGTGGGAGTAGACGGCGGCTTCATTGCCTTGCTGGAGGAGCTCACTGGTGCTGTTGTTCATGCCAGCCAAGGTTGGTTGGGGCGTCGGGGGCATGAAGTCAGATTTCTGCTCCATCAACAAAGCAAGCGAGGTTTGCGGCTTCAATCACCTTGCACTCTGTGTGATGTATTCCATTCCTGTCCACTCGAGTTTGAACTAGGTCGCCGTAAGAAGAAGAAGCAAAGTGCTTTGCCATTCAAGAGTGGTGACACATTTTTCGGTGTCGATGATGATAATGATGTCTGGCAGGTCAACCCTACATTTAATGACTTAGAAGGTGTTGGCCAGCCATTCATGAAGGCTTTAAGGCTCTATGATCCTTTGGTGGGTGATACAAAATTAACGAATCAAAAGGCATCGAACGGGATCGCCTTTGACAAAGAGAGAGATGATTTATTCTTCTTTTATTACACTGCTAAAAATACGGCATCTAAAAATAAAATTGAAGCTGCCAATGATGCATCGGCGCCTGGAAAGGTGCCTTTATCAATGGGCGCAAAACGTAAGTTTAATATTGTTTGGTGGAATATCCATGCTGCGCAGGAAGGCTGGAATTGGGTTGAATGGGCGGATGGTATTCAGGGTGGATTTGGTGATAAGGTTAATCAAGATAGCCCAGCAAATGCTGTCTTTCATGGTGAATCAATCTGGTACTTTGGGGATGGCAATCGAAACCTTTATCGTCTGAAGCTTGAGTACGACGATCAAGGTCGGCCTTTCGCGAAAGAGTTAGTCAATTACGAACTGGATAATTTGTACAAAAACGGAAGCTATGGTGATCTGGCTATACGCGAAGAAGAATATGGAGATGAGAGTGAGCTGATTCTATACGGCTCACAACAGTCTGGGCGCTTTTTCAAGCTCAATCTAAGTGTGCTATTGGATCAAGTTGTGCCTCCTGCTGATAATTCAGGAGAAGTGAGGCTTCGAGTGGATCTTAAAAAGCTTGATAAGCAAAACAATCAGAACGGTAAGTATTCATTTGTTTATCAGCAGCTTTCGGCCAATTTAGAGCTTGAACCAGTAGATCCACCTGGCATTCAAGAGACAAAAGCTCTTCAACTGACGTTCAGTAATGACAGCAGCTTGCTCTGGGGGCAAACATACGAGCCGAATAACAAGTCGTATTCGGGTGTCTACTACAACATTTCCCCTGGTGATAATTCTGTTCAGGCATCACCTCCGTTGTATCAGGCACCTGGCTGGGATGCTGATATTGGGTCTGGTTTTCGTGATTTAGGCGGCTCAACAGACGAGCCTGCCGATCCTCTGCCACCAGATTTTGATGTTGCGGGGACAGAGCACTGTGAGGAAAATTGGAGTGGAACGATGGCAAAGTTTCAATACAACATTACTCTTGAAGATATTGCTATTTGGGATCGAGTTTTTCTCGATAATGATGAGGGCTTTGGGTCGTATGGGCCTTTTTTTGCGGGTTTCGACGTTACGAGTTTGCTCTCAGAAGAGAGTGATGATTATTTTGTTGAATCCATTCATGTAGGTAGCCCTGATGGCCAAGAATTTGATGAACGAACTGATGATGGTGAGATTCGTTTCTTTGTTGATCCTGCATTGATTGAGGTTCAGTCATCTGAATCGAATGCCGTTGATGATGGAACATTTTCAATTTTTGCAAATATTAGGGCGGCTGAAGGTTCGACTTTTGTTGGGGATGAGCAGGTTGATTTGCAATTGGTTTTGGCGGAGACTGGTGAGGAGAAGTCGGCGTCTTCTGAGTTGTCTTCGCCAAAGGATTGTTTTCCCGGTTCTATTGTTGCAATTAAAGGTTCGGCTGAGTGTCTGGAGGTTGGATTTAACGATGAAAAGGAAGCCGCCCAGTTTTCGTTTGATGTCTCCAGGTCTGTTACCGAAGATTCTCAGCTTTATCGGTATCAATTAAGTGCTGGAGGGGTGACTGAAGGTTATGAGTTTAAGCGTGCCGATATTGTCGCATTCAATCGTAATGGGGAGAAGGTTGAAAAGGGTGTCGTTGTGGTTGATCCCGATGTTCAAGCGTCGGGACTTATTGAAGTGGAAGGACATGTCGCTTCATTTGATGTTGATCTCCAAATGGTAAGCAGTGACTTTACTGGCATTGAGCTGATGACGTTGTCTCTTGCAAATGTCTATGAATACAACGATAAAGTTGAGATTATCCCTGTCACTGAAGTGACTGGAGAGGCTGATTTGAATGGAGACGATTGTGAGATTCCAGTGCCGAAGATTGGAAATGTTGCTCGGGTAGAAGGCGATGCTGCCTGTGAAATTGAAGGAACGCCAAGTAAGAAAGATGTGCTCTTCTCCTTTGATGTGAGTTTTGATCCTTCGGGAGATCTAATCCAGGTCTATCAATATGACTTTGCGGCGCTGGGGGCTCTGAATCAAAGCGGTTACAAAGTTCAGAGGGTTGAATTGACCAATGGCGTCACCGTTGAATCGTCGGAGAATGGTGGCCAATCCGGGACGTTGAATGTTCCAGGAGGTGTGAAGGATTTTGAGCTGGATATTGTTGTGAAGTCGGCGGATGTGCTGACTGGCAAAGAAGGTCTTGAATTGACGGTGAGCAATCAAGACAGTCGAGCCTCAGGGGATGCTGTTCTTAATGAGGAGGCATGTGCCACGACGCTAGGCAAGGTTGATGCGGTGGAAGGAGATGCCGCCTGTGAAATTGAGGGGACGCCGAGCAAAAAAGACGCGGTCTTCTCATTCAATGTGAGTTTTGATCCTTCGGGAGATCTGAGCCAGGTCTATCAATACGACTTTGCGGCGCTGGGGGTTCTGAATCAAAGCGGTTACAAGGTTCAGAACATTGAATTGACCAATGGCGTCACCGTTGAATCGTCGAAGAATGGTGGTCAATCCGGGACGTTGAATGTTCCGGGAGGTGTAAAAGATTTTGAGCTGGATATTGTTGTCAAGTCGGTGGATGTGCTGACTGGGGAAGAAGGTCTTGAATTGATGGTGAGCAATCAAGACAGTCGAGCCACAGGGGATGCTGTTCTTAATGAGGAGGCATGTGCCACGACGCTAGGCAAGGTTGCTGCGGTGGAAGGGGATGCCGCCTGTGAAATTGAGGGGACGCCGAGCAAAAAAGACGCGGTCTTCTCGTTCAATGTGAGTTTTTATCCTTCGGGAGATCTGAGCCAGGCCTATCAATACGACTTTGCGGCGCTGGGTGCTCTCAATCAGGCTGGTTACAAGGTTCAGAACATTGAATTGACCAATGGCGTCACCGTTGAATCGACGATTAATGGTGGCCAATCCGGGACGTTGAATGTTCCAGGAGGTGTGAAGGATTTTGAGCTGGATATTGTTGTCAAGTCGGCGGATGTGCTGACTGGGGAAGAAGGTCTTGAATTGACGGTGAGCAATCAAGACAGTCGAGCCACAGGGGATGCTGTCCTTGCTGAGAACGACTGTGGAACAGTTCTCGGGGATGTTGAATCTGTGACAGGCACTGCAGCCTGCGAAGGCGAGGGGCTTTTGGAGCGCAACCAGGCGACATTCACGTTCGACGTCGACCTTTTCCCGGCGAGTGTTCATCAGCTGTACGACTACAGCTTCAAGGCTTCTGGTTTTGGTTCCGCACAGGGCTACTCCATCATTGATGTCGATCTCAGCCCATCGTCTGAGGTTGATGTGCTCAACAACAACTCAGACCTAGCTCGTGGAACGATTGCGGTAGGGGCTGGTGTTGATGATTTCTCCATCACCGTCACAGTTCAGTCGGACGATCGCCTCACTGGTGAGGAAGCGTTGAAGCTGAAGGTAGGCAACGACACGTCGAAAGCGACTGGTGTAGCCAGTCTCGAGACCAATGATTGTGATAGCCCTTCCTCCGTGTTGGCTGTCGATGGCCTCGGCTATTGCGAGCTTGTTGATAAAGATGCTGAGACCAACCTGGAGTTCACCTTTGCTGTGACCTTTGATCCTGGATCTCCAACCCTCTATGGCTACGAGCTGGGTGTGGAGAACATCTCACTGCTGGCCGATTACTCCATCCAGCCCCTTGCCATCACCGACATGAATGGTGATGCGGTTGATGTGGAGGTGATACGTGGGAGTACCGGCGCAGGAACTGTTCTTGTCGGCGAGGGTGTTGAGAAAGCCTTGGCGACATTCAACGTTCTGACCGATGGTGCGCTCACTGGGGAAGAGTCGCTCATCCTCACTGTCGGTGAGCCCGATCCAGGCGGTGGTGTGGCTCCTGGCACAGGAGTGAGCGGAAGCGTGTCGGCTGCCGATGAAAGCGGACGTTGTGAACCTGGCGTGGTCGACGTGGAGGCGGTGACCTCCTGCAGCTTTGATGCCGGTGACGATGGGGTGAAAGCTGACTTCAGCTACGAGGTGACGCTGGATCCGGATCCTTCCGGGCGTCATTCCTATCGCTATGCCTTCAACGCAGCTGGTTTTGAGGCCGACGACTACGACATTCAGATCGTGTACAGCTCAACGGATGGAGACGTGGTCTCCCCCGATCTCGACCGGAATCGCTCTCAGGGCGTGATTCGGGTCGGTGAAGGGGTGTCTGAGCTCAACATCGATGTGTCGTTCACCGCTGATGCCGTGATCGATGAGACCGAAGCACTCACCCTCACCATCGATGACAAGAGTGGGCCCTCCAGTGCTGAGGCCACAGCGCTGCTGTCCACGGAAGACTGCATCCCGCAGTTCCCAGACTCCAGCCTTTTGCTGTTGATGGACAATTCAACGTCGATGTTGGGCAGCGATCCCTCCACCCAGGCTGCATCGGAGACCTCCCGGCTTGAAGCTCAGAACCGCATTGCCTTCTATGCCTTTGAGCAAGCAGCCGATCGGGCCGGATACGGATTCCGTCGCAAGGGAGATGCGACCTTCCAGAGCTTTGGTGATGTCTCGACCGACGCGATCCTGAACAACTCCACCCGCTCTCTGGCGAAGACCCTGGGCCAATACGAGTTGGTCGACAACCCCAACGACGGTCGTCAGGCCGGTGATCTGATTGTGAATCAGATCAGCTTCGGGTATGTGGTGGATGAGGATGAAACGCTGATCAGCTCGGAAGGCATTGGCCATGCGCCGGTGCAGGGATCGGCGATCGCTGAACGCATTTTGCTCACCACGACGCCGAACAAGATTTATGGCGACAGCATTGATGGCAACACGACCTGGACTGAGCGTGATCTGCCAAACCCCGACGACAAGGATCTGTTCAAAGGCAAAGGGACGGAGGCCTCGAACCTCTATTCAGGCACGGAGATGCTCGGTGCACTCGATGGTCTGGAGACGCTCCTGAAGCGTCGCCTGCGGAGTGGTGATGTTGATGAGGAAAGCACCACCTTTGTGGTGATGACCACCGATGGTCGTCCCGAACGTCGCCCCTGGTGGGACAACCGCGATGGGAAGGATGACGGTCTGGCCATTCCTTTGCCGCAATCTTTGGGCGGTGATGCGATTACTGCCTCAGGTCTTCTCTACGACAACAAGGGGGATTGGCGTTATGTGCGTGATAACGATGGTGTGCGCCAGTGGCCCAAAACCCGCAAGCGGCTCAACAACACCCTGGATCAACTCGCGGAGCAATTAATCGACCCATCGCTTCAGTTGCAGGTGGAGGCGATTGGTCTTGGAGACGACGTCGGGGTGGACTACGAACGCATTTATTCCGATCTGTTCACCACCAAAACATTCGATAACAGCGACAGCACCTGGACCTACGAGTTCTATCCCAGCTACGGCCTGCCGGAGTTTTTGGGTTGA
- the plsY gene encoding glycerol-3-phosphate 1-O-acyltransferase PlsY, with amino-acid sequence MILTALLLLAIGYLLGATPSGYLAGRWLKGIDLRDCGSGSTGATNVLRNVGKGPALVVFLLDVGKGALAVLLAKSVGLNDWVQVLAGLAALAGHIWPVWLGWKGGKAVATGFGMFLGLAWPVGLACFGLFMAAISLSRIVSLSSVVAAISLPVLMMLSGESSAYVVVSLVASLMVLWRHRSNIERLIAGTEPKIGQKQKT; translated from the coding sequence GTGATCCTCACTGCCCTGCTGCTCCTGGCCATCGGCTATCTGCTGGGAGCCACCCCCAGTGGATATCTCGCCGGCCGCTGGCTCAAGGGGATCGACCTCCGCGACTGCGGCTCCGGCAGCACCGGCGCCACCAACGTGCTGCGCAATGTGGGCAAAGGCCCCGCTCTGGTGGTGTTTTTGCTGGATGTGGGCAAGGGCGCCCTGGCGGTGCTCCTCGCCAAAAGCGTTGGCTTGAACGACTGGGTGCAGGTGCTGGCAGGCCTAGCCGCGTTGGCCGGTCACATCTGGCCGGTGTGGCTGGGCTGGAAAGGCGGCAAGGCGGTGGCCACTGGGTTCGGCATGTTTCTCGGGCTGGCCTGGCCGGTGGGGCTGGCCTGCTTCGGCCTGTTCATGGCGGCGATCAGCCTGAGCCGGATCGTGTCGCTCTCCAGCGTGGTAGCCGCCATCAGCCTGCCGGTGCTGATGATGCTCTCCGGCGAAAGCAGCGCCTATGTGGTGGTGTCGTTGGTAGCGAGCCTGATGGTGCTCTGGCGGCACCGCAGCAACATCGAACGGCTGATCGCCGGCACGGAACCCAAGATCGGCCAGAAACAGAAGACCTGA